TTACCCTGAAAGAAATGAAATTCTTCAAGAAATTAACGAACAACTTATCGTTGAATATTACAACAGATAATAAACTTACAAACATAAAAAGTGACTTCAAATTGAAGTCACTTTTTTTCTTTATTCGATTAGTTTTAAATTATTTGTGTGCACTAAGTAGCTTTGTCCAAATTGATTTTTTATCACACAATAATAATATAGGGATATAATAACTATTTCATAAACTTCATTTTCATCAAGTATAGTTAATAATGGTATAACATCAGAATTTAATACCCCATCCTTGTAATACTCTTTTGGGTAAAACTGCTGTATATTACCTTTCTTATCAACTTCTAAATCAAGTTTATATTCAAGTGAAATAACTTTAGCTTTCATACCTTTTAATGCAGTCTTTTCTTTTTTCATCATATTTAATAAATAAAAGGCTATACTTGTAGCAAATATAAAATAAATGATAAATATTAAAATAAGTATATTTACATCACTAATAACTGTAACACTTACAAACATAAATACCATCGGTAAAAAGCCTATTGCAGCAATAATAATTAGTTTATTATTTATATTCTTTTTTCTTATGTCTCCTAATAACATAAACAACCACCCCTTTAATCATATTATAGCATAAAAAAAATCCATTTTAACAAATGGATTTTTAACTTTTTATTGTTTTTTTGAAGCTGCTTTTACTAATGTAAGAAAAGATTCAGGATCTAGTGATGCGCCTCCAACTAATGCGCCATCAATATCACTTTTCGCTAATAATTCATCAACGTTATTTGGCTTAACTGAACCACCATACAGTATTCTAATACTTTCAGATACTTCTGGTCCAAATAATTCTTTTAATACATTTCTAATAGCTTTAATTGTGTCATTTGCTTGATCTGGAGTTGCTGTTCTACCCGTTCCAATCGCCCAAATAGGTTCATAAGCTACAACTGTTTTTAATGCTTGTTCTTTGCTTACATCTTTATAAGCTTTTACAACTTGAGCTTTTACAACTTCATCAGTTGTTCCAGCTTCTCTAATTTCTAGAGATTCTCCTACACATAAAATAGGTGTAAGTTCATTAACAACAGCCTGAATAACTTTTTTATTTACAGATTCATCTGTTTCATTATAATATGCACGACGTTCACTATGTCCAATAACAACATATTCTACACCGTAAGTCTTAAGCATACCTGCACTGATTTCTCCAGTATAAGCACCCTCATCTAATTCATGCATTGTTTGTGCGCCGATTCTTAAATCTTCGCCTTCACGCTTAACTAAATCTCTTAAAAATATTGCTGGTGCACAAATCACCGATTCAACATCTTCTTTATCTGGTACTGCAACATTGACTGCATAGATAAATGCTAGTGCATCATCTTTAGTCTTATACATTTTCCAGTTTCCTGCAATAATTGGTCTTCTTTTCATCATATTAACCTAAGATTGAAGAAACATCTTTAATAGCTTCTTCTGCTCTAGATCCTCTAGCTACAATTTTAACGTTTTGTCCTTGAGGAACCGCTAAACTCATAAGTGCTAGTATTGATTTTAAATCAACTATTTTTTCTCCATAATGTAATTCAATTTCTACTGAATACTTTGAAGCAGTTTGTACAACCTTTGCAGCTAAGCTAGCATGTAGGCCTGTAGTACTTTTGATCGTAATTTCTTTTTCCATATATAATCTCTCCTTTTAAAACATTGGTGGTGTTGAAATCCATAGCACTTTTGTGTGTTGTTGACTATGGTTCATCAAATAATGTTCTTTATTTGCTAAATAGTAAAATGTTTCACCTTTTCTAATCACAT
The sequence above is drawn from the Mariniplasma anaerobium genome and encodes:
- the tpiA gene encoding triose-phosphate isomerase; amino-acid sequence: MMKRRPIIAGNWKMYKTKDDALAFIYAVNVAVPDKEDVESVICAPAIFLRDLVKREGEDLRIGAQTMHELDEGAYTGEISAGMLKTYGVEYVVIGHSERRAYYNETDESVNKKVIQAVVNELTPILCVGESLEIREAGTTDEVVKAQVVKAYKDVSKEQALKTVVAYEPIWAIGTGRTATPDQANDTIKAIRNVLKELFGPEVSESIRILYGGSVKPNNVDELLAKSDIDGALVGGASLDPESFLTLVKAASKKQ
- a CDS encoding HPr family phosphocarrier protein, which translates into the protein MEKEITIKSTTGLHASLAAKVVQTASKYSVEIELHYGEKIVDLKSILALMSLAVPQGQNVKIVARGSRAEEAIKDVSSILG